From one Pseudopipra pipra isolate bDixPip1 chromosome 2, bDixPip1.hap1, whole genome shotgun sequence genomic stretch:
- the USF3 gene encoding basic helix-loop-helix domain-containing protein USF3 isoform X3 produces the protein MPEMTENETPTKKQHRKKNRETHNAVERHRKKKINAGINRIGELIPCSPALKQSKNMILDQAFKYITEMKRQNDELLLNGGNNEQAEEIKKLRKQLDELQKENGRYIELLKANDICLYDDPTIHWKGNLKNAKVSVVIPSDQVQKNIIVYSNGSQPNGNNQGAPVQGITFNVGHNLQKQTANVVPVQRTCNIVTPVTIAGIYPTENKPWSQPTVSPLASAQTAPAGHILELSTPENEQGVLTTAAASSQSASQSGTEQELQCSSSNAPQNDQNLPKSKNNEEVTKPTKKTLLQGISLPSSASVEASQVQQVNATCSNTNNSSDLQESCVISATDTACVPPVRLSTADSFSSVNVLKSTDVVSSAGVPATSAAEGVNKAVTAISTLAASPLENCWSFSGSSGVGTSDLKNMSSLTRMPSTGNTQTTWTTLQLAGNTVQPLSQTPSGIMTALLNEPVNGAGTVSSAQSRPLTTSISLNASLPGDGQAAEQIVVTLPSCPPLPMQPLISQPQVKTQAAGNILPLNSAMQVIQMAQPVASAVTGAPANQNVIILQPPNPTPCPPIVRAEVPSQNVSQQIVIIQAANQNPLPLLSAQPSASVRVPVNGPTAVANSSSSMQNASLPQTFGGKHLVHILPRPSSLPSSSSTQTFSVTMSSQQHPQTISLNGQLFALQPVMSSSGASNQAPMQIIQPTTSEDPNTNVALNTFGALANLNQSISQMAGQSCLHLSLSHPTNPVTINNQIATVNCVSLPTSVASSVPAEVSVLTSASNSINASPKKPSAGLPSSAKSKRTNKKPSTKKQQAVNNKVSCPAVPCKDAGKVDCVPVETVAKHSNGEGLLENTPAVSQAVTTSQASGVAASSGVSISDSHSKETASSEQAVKMPSVPELSSAEAPASSPLESVVPEQLPLVPSAPKDAAPRQQAPGPQNHPPTVSALSESPKACEPPSTLTSSCSEAQVTHSQVAGTSAAQSSTASSKAGMISESCNIEQDSSVVMQDADLLEGQGLTKMLSDLTKERTAVEKTSSFTVQGEHSNFPMENSKSAESNVDLPEKQELLLMNSEGDALSQHHSCISDPEVVSASLIASRQADSPMSTSSGSSRGFSVASMLPDTTREDVTSSTSTSTCNSCTFSEQTDIVALAARAIFDQENLEKGGGGIQVNTRDAVSKSAEVAPLEREQQPFKPQSVKENNAGALEAAPNKFGAHDTAPANVDRQVEKPSCSVGGVETSNPSLQISTSQTPSITSLSVNNLIHQSRIVHPLVSCSSLSQPSEPASVPATVSLSLPSSTYINQSPGPAMMSEYAQEQLNAIRASTMQAPQLQESHLKHQSHEGRKDSAKRAVQDDLLLSTAKRQKQCQTAPIRLEGMALMNRTPESIADQTQMLVSQIPPNSSNSVVSVSNQGHADGLNRLFPSNSNFVTPALRQTEVQCGSQPSISEQPGQSGQHLQPIQHVPSQGISHLHSNHPYLKQQQAGQLRERHHLYQLQHHVTHGENSVHSQPHSVHQQRTIQQEVQMQKKRNLIQGTQATQLSLQQKHHGSDQTRQKGGQPHPHHQQMQQQMQQHFGASQPEKNCENPATNRNHHNHPQSHINQDIMHQQQQDVSSRQQGSASEHVSGHNQMQRLMTSRGLEQQMVSQASIVTRPSDMACTPHRQERNRVSSYSAEALIGKTPSNSEQRIGISLQGPRVSDQLEMRSYLDVSRNKGLAIHNMQGRLSVDHTVGSDVQRLSDCQTFKPTGPNQQPTGNFDVQASRNSEIGNSVSSLRGMQSQAFRIGQNTGPSIERQKRLPYQPVQGIPTGNTLPSRENENTCHQSFMQSLLAPHLGDQVSGSQRSIPEHQRNTQCGASSTIEYNCPPARESVHIRRDGDGQSRESCDMSIGAINTRNSSLTIPFSSSSSSGDIQGRNTSPNISVQKSNPMRMTDSHGTKSHMNTPVSSNMHGVVRPTHPHPAVSHGNGEQGQPSVRQPNSSVTQRSRHPLQDNGGSKIRQPERNRSGNQRHGNVFDPSLPHLPLSTSGSMILGRQQSAIEKRGSIVRFMSDGPQVSNDNAAPDQHTLSQNFGFPFIPEGGMNPPINANASFIPPVTQPSATRTPALIPVDPQNTLPSFYPPYSPAHPTLSNDISIPYFPNQMFPNPSTEKPSSGSLNNRFGSILSPPRPVGFAQPSFPLLPDMPPMHMTNTSHLSNFNLTSLFPEIATALPPDGSAMSPLLSIANTSASDSSKQSSNRPAHNISHILGHDCSSAV, from the exons TGGAGAGACATCGAAAGAAGAAGATTAATGCTGGGATAAACAGAATTGGAGAACTcattccctgctctccagcactTAAGCAG agcaAGAACATGATCCTGGATCAGGCCTTTAAGTACataacagaaatgaaaagacaGAATGATGAGCTGCTATTAAATGGAGGAAACAATGAACAGG CTGAAGAGATAAAAAAACTCCGGAAACAGCTGGatgaactgcaaaaagaaaacgGGAGATACATCGAACTACTGAAAGCAAATGATATTTGCCTGTATGATGACCCTACAATCCACTGGAAAGGAAATCTCAAAAATGCAAAGGTCTCAGTTGTTATTCCCAGTGATCAGGTTCAAAAGAACATCATTGTCTATTCTAATGGGAGTCAACCCAATGGAAATAACCAAGGAGCACCTGTCCAGGGAATAACGTTTAATGTTGGTCATAATTTACAAAAGCAAACAGCCAATGTTGTGCCAGTTCAGAGAACTTGCAACATAGTGACTCCTGTGACGATTGCTGGTATTTATCCCACAGAAAATAAGCCATGGTCTCAGCCTACAGTTTCTCCATTGGCATCTGCTCAGACAGCTCCAGCAGGGCACATTCTTGAGCTTTCCACTCCGGAGAATGAGCAAGGTGTGCTCACCACTGCTGCTGCGAGCTCACAGAGTGCATCTCAGTCTGGGACAGAACAGGAATTACAGTGTTCTTCAAGTAATGCACCACAGAATGATCAAAATCTCcccaaaagtaaaaataatgagGAGGTCACTAAACCAACAAAGAAAACGCTCCTGCAGGGAATCAGCCTTCCTTCCAGTGCCTCTGTGGAAGCCTCCCAAGTTCAACAGGTGAATGCAACTTGCTCAAATACAAACAATTCCAGTGACCTCCAGGAAAGCTGTGTCATTTCAGCCACAGACACAGCTTGTGTGCCACCTGTGAGACTGTCTACTGCAGATAGCTTTTCCTCTGTAAATGTCCTCAAAAGCACAGACGTAGTGAGCAGTGCTGGAGTGCCTGCGACTTCTGCAGCAGAAGGAGTTAATAAGGCTGTGACAGCAATAAGCACTCTGGCTGCCAGTCCCTTAGAGAACTGCTGGTCTTTTTCAGGCTCTTCAGGTGTTGGCACTTCAGACTTGAAAAACATGAGTAGCCTTACACGGATGCCTTCAACTGGAAACACGCAGACCACGTGGACCACTTTGCAGCTGGCGGGAAATACTGTCCAGCCACTAAGCCAAACACCATCTGGTATAATGACTGCACTACTAAACGAGCCAGTTAATGGTGCTGGTACTGTGTCTTCTGCTCAGAGCAGGCCTTTGACTACCAGTATCAGTTTGAATGCTTCTCTGCCTGGGGATGGCCAGGCAGCTGAACAGATTGTAGTTACCTTGCCCTCATGCCCACCCTTACCTATGCAGCCTTTAATCAGCCAGCCACAGGTTAAAACTCAGGCTGCAGGAAATATCCTTCCATTGAATTCAGCTATGCAGGTGATTCAGATGGCTCAGCCAGTCGCGTCAGCTGTTACAGGAGCACCAGCTAACCAGAATGTCATCATCCTCCAGCCTCCAAACCCCACTCCGTGCCCTCCGATTGTGAGAGCAGAAGTTCCCAGCCAAAATGTTAGTCAGCAAATTGTAATTATACAGGCTGCTAATCAGAatcctcttcccctcctctctgCTCAGCCTTCTGCTTCTGTAAGAGTTCCTGTAAACGGGCCGACTGCAGTTGCGAACTCTAGCAGCTCCATGCAAAATGCTTCTCTTCCACAGACTTTTGGAGGGAAACACCTTGTCCATATATTACCAAGACCATCTTCTTTGCCGTCTTCTAGCTCTACGCAAACATTTTCAGTTACAATGTCCAGTCAACAGCATCCTCAGACTATCTCATTAAATGGGCAGCTTTTTGCATTGCAGCCTGTGATGTCCTCATCTGGAGCTTCAAATCAAGCCCCTATGCAAATTATTCAACCCACCACCAGCGAAGACCCAAATACCAATGTTGCCCTCAATACATTTGGTGCTTTAGCCAACCTCAATCAAAGCATATCGCAGatggctgggcagagctgcttACACTTGTCTCTCAGCCACCCCACCAATCCCGTAACCATCAATAACCAGATTGCCACAGTTAATTGTGTGTCATTACCAACTTCTGTGGCATCTTCAGTGCCTGCAGAGGTTTCAGTACTAACCAGTGCATCTAATTCAATAAATGCTTCCCCCAAAAAGCCATCTGCTGGCTTGCCATCCAGTGCAAAATCAAAAAGGACAAACAAAAAGCCGAGTACGAAGAAACAGCAAGCAGTCAATAATAAAGTGTCTTGCCCAGCAGTTCCTTGCAAAGATGCAGGGAAGGTGGACTGTGTTCCTGTGGAAACAGTGGCAAAGCATTCAAATGGTGAAGGGCTGCTTGAAAACACTCCAGCAGTATCTCAAGCTGTAACTACGTCACAGGCAAGCGGTGTGGCAGCATCGAGTGGTGTCAGCATTTCTGACTCTCATTCCAAAGAGACTGCGAGCTCTGAACAGGCAGTGAAAATGCCCTCTGTTCCCGAGCTGAGCTCGGCAGAGGCACCTGCTTCTTCACCACTGGAGTCCGTGGTGCCAGAGCAGCTGCCACTTGTCCCATCGGCTCCCAAAGATGCTGCTCCTCGCCAGCAGGCACCTGGACCTCAGAACCACCCACCAACTGTCTCTGCCTTGTCGGAGTCTCCCAAAGCTTGTGAACCCCCCAGCACCTTAACATCCTCTTGTAGTGAAGCACAGGTGACACATTCTCAGGTTGCTGGGAcgtcagcagcacagagcagcacagcaagtTCCAAGGCAGGAATGATTTCGGAATCTTGCAACATTGAGCAGGATTCTTCAGTGGTAATGCAAGATGCAGACCTGTTAGAAGGACAGGGTCTAACCAAAATGCTGTCTGATCTCACAAAAGAAAGAACAGCTGTGGAAAAAACCTCTTCATTTACTGTTCAGGGCGAGCATTCTAATTTTCCTATGGAAAACTCCAAATCAGCAGAATCAAATGTTGATTTGCCCGAGAAGCAGGAACTCTTGCTAATGAACTCTGAAGGTGACGCTCTCTCCCAGCATCACTCGTGCATCTCTGATCCGGAAGTAGTCAGTGCTTCCCTTATTGCTAGCAGGCAGGCAGACTCCCCGATGTCaaccagctctggcagcagtcGAGGCTTCTCAGTTGCATCTATGTTGCCAGACACCACCAGAGAAGATGTCACAAGCAGCACGTCAACCAGTACCTGTAACAGCTGCACATTTTCAGAACAGACTGACATTGTAGCTCTTGCAGCCAGAGCTATTTTTGACCAGGAAAACCTTGAGAAAGGTGGAGGAGGAATACAGGTTAACACGAGGGATGCTGTCTCTAAGTCAGCTGAGGTTGCACCGCTGGAGAGAGAGCAACAGCCTTTTAAACCTCAgtcagtgaaagaaaacaatgcAGGGGCGTTGGAAGCGGCACCGAACAAATTTGGTGCTCACGATACAGCACCAGCAAATGTTGATAGGCAGGTTGAAAAGCCAAGCTGCTCCGTAGGAGGTGTGGAAACATCGAACCCTTCTTTGCAGATTTCCACCTCCCAGACACCAAGCATAACCAGTCTAAGCGTCAATAATCTAATACACCAGAGTCGCATTGTCCATCCCCTGGTGAGTTGCTCAAGTTTATCCCAGCCTTCAGAGCCTGCAAGCGTCCCTGCAACTGTGAGCCTCTCCCTTCCATCTAGCACATATATCAATCAGTCTCCGGGACCCGCTATGATGAGTGAATATGCTCAGGAACAACTGAATGCCATTAGGGCAAGCACCATGCAGgctccccagctgcaggagtCACACTTAAAGCATCAAAGTCATGAAGGTCGCAAAGACTCAGCCAAGCGGGCCGTTCAAGATGACCTTCTGCTTTCTACAGCAAAGAGGCAAAAGCAGTGCCAGACAGCACCCATAAGGCTTGAGGGGATGGCATTGATGAACCGGACACCAGAGAGTATTGCTGATCAAACACAGATGCTGGTCAGTCAGATTCCTCCTAATTCTTCCAATTCGGTGGTGTCAGTAAGCAATCAAGGACACGCTGATGGTCTCAATAGGTTATTTCCATCCAATAGCAATTTTGTAACACCAGCTTTGAGGCAAACTGAGGTTCAGTGTGGTTCTCAGCCGTCAATTTCAGAGCAGCCAGGCCAGTCAGGGCAGCACTTGCAGCCAATTCAACACGTTCCTTCTCAAGGCATCTCTCACCTCCACAGTAATCACCCATATTTAAAGCAACAGCAGGCTGGTCAGTTAAGAGAGAGGCACCACTTGTATCAGCTGCAGCACCACGTCACTCACGGGGAAAACTCAGTCCACTCTCAACCCCACAGTGTCCACCAACAGCGAACAATACAGCAGGAGGTGCagatgcaaaagaaaaggaatctCATCCAGGGAACACAAGCCACACAGCTTTCCCTACAGCAGAAACACCATGGAAGTGATCAAACACGGCAAAAGGGTGGTCAGCCTCATCCTCACCACCAacaaatgcagcagcagatgcAGCAGCACTTCGGAGCTTCCCAGCCTGAAAAGAACTGTGAAAATCCTGCAACAAACAGAAACCACCATAACCACCCCCAGAGCCATATAAATCAGGATATTATGCATCAGCAGCAACAAGATGTTAGCAGCAGGCAGCAAGGTTCTGCTTCTGAACATGTTTCAGGGCACAATCAGATGCAAAGACTTATGACCTCAAGGGGCTTAGAGCAGCAAATGGTGTCCCAGGCAAGCATCGTAACCAGACCATCAGATATGGCATGCACCCCTCACAGGCAGGAAAGAAACAGAGTTTCCAGCTACTCTGCTGAGGCCCTCATTGGGAAAACGCCCTCTAATTCAGAGCAGAGAATAGGAATATCTCTTCAAGGCCCTAGGGTTTCTGACCAGCTTGAAATGAGAAGTTATCTTGATGTTTCTAGAAATAAGGGGTTGGCAATTCATAATATGCAGGGCCGCTTATCTGTTGACCACACAGTTGGCTCAGATGTGCAGCGTCTTTCTGATTGCCAAACATTTAAGCCCACTGGACCCAATCAACAACCAACGGGCAATTTTGATGTTCAGGCTTCAAGAAACAGTGAAATTGGCAATTCTGTGTCATCCCTCAGGGGCATGCAGTCGCAAGCGTTCCGAATCGGTCAGAATACTGGGCCTTCCATAGAGAGACAGAAGAGACTGCCCTACCAGCCAGTACAGGGTATTCCAACGGGGAATACACTGCCATCAAGGGAAAACGAAAACACGTGCCACCAAAGTTTCATGCAGAGTTTGCTCGCCCCTCACCTTGGAGATCAAGTTAGTGGAAGCCAAAGATCAATCCCAGAACATCAAAGGAACACACAGTGTGGCGCCTCCTCCACAATAGAGTACAACTGTCCCCCAGCGCGAGAGAGCGTCCACATCCGAAGAGACGGTGATGGCCAGAGTAGGGAGAGCTGTGACATGTCTATCGGGGCAATTAACACAAGGAACAGTTCTTTGACTATTCCTTTTTCGAGTTCTTCTTCCTCGGGAGATATTCAGGGTCGCAATACAAGCCCAAACATCTCTGTGCAGAAGTCCAATCCCATGAGGATGACAGACAGTCATGGAACTAAGAGCCACATGAATACGCCCGTTTCTAGCAACATGCATGGAGTCGTGAGGCCAACTCACCCTCACCCTGCAGTTTCTCACGGAAATGGTGAGCAAGGGCAGCCTTCTGTTCGTCAGCCAAATTCTTCAGTTACTCAGCGGTCAAGACATCCTCTGCAAGACAATGGAGGTTCTAAAATACGTCAACCTGAAAGGAATCGATCTGGAAATCAAAGACATGGAAATGTTTTTGACCCTAGTCTTCCCCATCTTCCCCTGTCCACCAGTGGCAGTATGATCCTTGGGCGCCAGCAGTCCGCAATAGAAAAAAGAGGAAGCATTGTCCGATTTATGTCTGATGGCCCTCAAGTGTCTAACGATAACGCAGCCCCTGACCAACATACTCTCTCTCAGAATTTTGGATTCCCTTTTATTCCAGAGGGTGGCATGAATCCACCAATAAATGCCAACGCCTCTTTCATCCCACCAGTCACTCAGCCTAGTGCCACTCGAACACCAGCTCTAATCCCAGTTGATCCTCAGAATACACTGCCATCCTTCTATCCACCTTACTCTCCTGCCCACCCTACCCTCTCCAATGACATTTCTATCCCTTACTTTCCCAATCAAATGTTTCCTAACCCAAGCACAGAGAAGCCAAGTAGTGGAAGTTTAAACAATCGATTTGGATCCATTTTGTCTCCTCCCAGGCCTGTTGGTTTTGCTCAGCcaagttttcctttgcttccagatATGCCGCCAATGCACATGACCAACACGTCGCACTTATCCAATTTTAACTTAACGTCTTTGTTTCCAGAAATAGCCACAGCTCTTCCTCCAGATGGTTCAGCAATGTCGCCTTTGCTTTCCATTGCAAACACATCTGCTTCAGATTCTTCCAAGCAGTCCTCAAACCGACCTGCACACAACATAAGCCATATTTTAGGTCATGACTGCAGCTCAGCTGTATGA